One Ignavibacteria bacterium DNA segment encodes these proteins:
- the hemB gene encoding porphobilinogen synthase, with protein MSSFPITRLRRLRYNPVIREMIKETSLEINDLIYPLFVCHGEKVKKQVGSMPGVYQMSVDVLVAECKEVASLGIPAVILFGIPQKKDDVGSEAYDDQGIIQLSVRAIKKEIPRLVVITDVCMCEYTSHGHCGVLKGEEILNDETNELLAKEALSHAEAGADIIAPSDMMDGRVAAIRKILDENGFKNLPIMSYSAKYASGFYGPFRDAAESTPQFGDRRSHQMDVANVLEALREVEQDIAEGADIVMLKPAGAYLDVIYRVKEKFNLPTAAYQVSGEYSMIKAAGQNNWIDEERVMMESLIAIKRAGADMILTYFAKEAARILNQ; from the coding sequence ATGAGCAGCTTTCCAATAACTAGATTACGACGTTTACGCTACAATCCAGTCATTAGAGAAATGATTAAAGAAACATCACTTGAGATAAATGATCTTATTTATCCATTGTTTGTTTGTCATGGTGAGAAGGTCAAAAAGCAAGTTGGTTCGATGCCTGGAGTTTATCAAATGTCTGTTGATGTACTCGTTGCTGAGTGCAAAGAAGTTGCCTCATTAGGTATTCCAGCAGTTATTTTATTTGGTATCCCACAAAAGAAAGATGACGTTGGAAGTGAAGCTTATGACGATCAAGGTATCATTCAACTTAGTGTGCGTGCAATAAAAAAAGAAATTCCAAGATTAGTGGTAATCACCGATGTATGTATGTGCGAATACACTTCTCATGGACATTGCGGGGTTCTGAAAGGTGAAGAAATACTAAACGATGAAACAAATGAACTTTTAGCAAAAGAGGCATTAAGTCATGCAGAAGCCGGTGCTGATATTATCGCACCATCAGATATGATGGATGGAAGAGTTGCTGCAATTAGAAAGATTCTCGATGAGAATGGATTTAAGAATTTGCCTATCATGTCTTACTCAGCAAAATATGCATCTGGATTTTATGGACCATTTCGTGATGCAGCAGAATCGACGCCGCAATTCGGTGATCGAAGATCGCATCAAATGGATGTCGCAAATGTTTTAGAAGCTTTAAGGGAAGTTGAACAAGATATAGCTGAGGGTGCAGATATTGTCATGTTAAAACCTGCTGGAGCTTATCTTGATGTTATTTATCGCGTTAAAGAAAAATTTAATTTGCCCACAGCGGCTTATCAAGTGAGCGGAGAATATTCGATGATAAAAGCTGCTGGACAGAATAATTGGATAGATGAAGAGAGAGTAATGATGGAATCACTGATTGCAATTAAAAGAGCTGGTGCAGACATGATATTAACTTACTTCGCAAAAGAAGCAGCCAGAATATTGAATCAATAA